CATCCTCTCCCCACACAATGACACCTACAACTTTGGTAACTTCCATTTCCATCGAAGCGATCTCATCTGCATATTGTTCGAATGCATTATTGAGTGATTGACCCTTCTGTGAAAACACAACATAGCTCACTTCGTCGTTGTCAGCTGAACAGGATTTAGCCAACTGGATCAATTGATTCTCCCCAGCCTTCAAAATAACCGTGCTATACCGGATGCCTGCATGCTGAACGCCGCTAAGATCCAGTACAGGTGTATCAGAATATAAATCCGGCTCTTTAAGGGCTGCTTGTCCCATCAATAAGGCAGCTACATTCGCTGCGGCGCCAATCTCCAAATTTTTATCCAATATAATAGCTATTCTCTTCATACGAGTGCATTCATCCTCTGTACATTTTTTGTAAAACATACCCACGGCATATTGATTCCCTCACGCAATACCTTGTAGGTCACGAGCCCGTAATGATCGGCACAAAGCTGATTCGTGACCGCAATGGACCTTTCAGTGTGATGCATGACCTTCCTGCAGGCTTCGGGGTTGGACGATACGGTGCTGCTCTCTCTATAGATTATACTGAGTTCAGATAACAAGTATGTAGTTGCCGGATGATGAAAAATAACGTCGATCTGATCAGGACATTCCGCATGGAATCCGGATAGAACCAGCGCAGGAATCTTCTCTACAAAGCTCTCAGACACCACTAATTCGGAATCCATGATGAAACTGTTGAGCTTGGGATAAGCCCCGGGGACCAATAGGCAGGAAATTTCCCCTGATTTCAAGTCTTCCGCGGCCGCTTCAAATTCGGGGTACGGTTTGATTATATCAGAGTTGTTGAGTTTCTTAGCGATATGCATGCTGCAAGTCAGGAATCCTTCATCGTCTCCCAATGTTCCCAGTATGGCATATTTGCTTTCAGTAATCTCCATTTTTTTCTATTTCCTCCCTTTTATTCAAATCCGGTACGATCGTATACCAAAAAAATCCTGTTGTCAATTAACACTTTAACGTAACAAAAATTTTACAAAAACCGTATTGAAAATGGAATATTTTTATATATAATGTTATGAAATGGTCTTTTTCTAATTTTTGTTCTTCATTGAAGGAGGATTTATGAAAACAATTGTATACATATCTGATTTCAGGCTTCCATCAGGCTTAAACTTCGTAAAACATTTGAAAAAATTTGCTGATTACAAAAAAATTCTGATTATTGAACGTCACAATCTGCTTCATGATGATTTGCTTGAGGACTTCTTCGATGAGATTAGATACGTGGATCACTTGGAATCCGTGGATGACATCAGGGAACACATTATAGAAATCCGACGTTCCCACTCCATCGTAGCGTTGTTAACTCCGGGTGAGAATGCGATTGAGATCGGCGGCCAGATTCGATCCGAATTTGGTATCCCCGGCATGCAGCGCAACCAGGCTGAAGCCGTCCGCAATAAATGGATTATGAAA
Above is a window of Paenibacillus sp. E222 DNA encoding:
- a CDS encoding DUF2000 family protein encodes the protein MKRIAIILDKNLEIGAAANVAALLMGQAALKEPDLYSDTPVLDLSGVQHAGIRYSTVILKAGENQLIQLAKSCSADNDEVSYVVFSQKGQSLNNAFEQYADEIASMEMEVTKVVGVIVWGEDDKVRATTKKFSVMK